GCCCGGACCGAACGGACGCGCCCCCAGCACCGCCAGAATCACGTAGGTGGCCGCCCCGAACAATCCGACCGGCACCCCGAACACCTTCGACCACTTCGACGCCAGCACCGCCGCGCAGTCGCCGGCGTCACACCCGGGAACCGATCCCGACCCGGCCCCCTGCACCGCCAGCCACCCGGACAACCCGGTCGCCAGGGCCAGCGCGATCAACGCGGCCCGGCGCAACGTGCGTCCCCCGGAAGAGGACCCTGACGACGGGGTCGCGACGGATTCCTTGCTCGATCGGGCCATGCTGGGCGGAGGGAAAGGGTTGGAAAGAACGATGCCTTCTCAGTCCAGGCGGGCCTCATACCCCTTCAGGGTCTTCTCGAGCTGCCCGCGCTCGACCTCGTCGGCCGCCACCGCGACCGCCTTCCGCTGCATCGCGATCGCCTCCTTCAACTGGCCCGTCTCGAAGTACGCCCGTGCATAGGTGTCCGCCACCGACGCATCCTTGCCGCCCGTCCTCTCGTAGGCGATCCGCGCCGCCCGCATCGCCAGATCAAGATCCCGATTCCGGATCGACGGATGAGTGAGAATGACCCACGAGAACGTGTTCAGCAGTGCGGCGCTGGACCCGCCTTCGCGCACAATCCGATCCCCGAGTTCCCGCGCCCCGGTCGCTTCCTCCGCTTCGGCCGCCCGCTGGAAATATTCCCGCATGCTCGTCTCCGCCGCCATCACCCGCCTGGCCGTCTCGATGTCATGCCGCCCTTCGAGGATGTCCTCGATGGCCTGGTCCAAGCCGGCCTTGGGATGTCCCCGCCACGCCACCCGCCCCTCGAGGTCGATCACAAACGCATGCGGAATCCCCTGCACCCCAAAGGCTCTCATGTATCCCTCGGTCGTCGCCTCCCCGTCGTCCACCGCCACCGTGTACCCCATCTGGTCGCCCATCCGCTCCACGAACGGACGCACCCGCCCCACGGCCTCGTCGCTCACCCCCACCACCCGGACCCCCCGGTCCTGGTAGCGTTTCTGCAGCTCCGTAAGATGCGGAATGCTCACCCGGCACGGCCCGCACCACGTCGCCCAGAACTCCACCACCACCACGTGGGTGCCCCGTGCGGACGCAAGGTCCACCGGTTCCCCCTTCACCCAATGCGCGATTCGCAACGGCGGCGCCTCCATCCCCAGGTCGGCCGCCCCGCCCACCGGAAGGCCAAGCGCCAGCAAAACAACAACGAAACACAGGCGTTTCATGAAGGCGCGACTCAAACATCGCCGGGCGGAATGTCAAACCCGCGGCCGTTCCCGTCGACGCCACCGGTGCCTCCCGGAGGGGTGGGTCGTGGAACCCGGCTCTCCGATCTCAACCGTCCGCTTCACATCCGGAGGGACGAACCCCGCGAGTCCACAACCCAACCCTGCACCTCCGGATTGCACGGCTGCTCCCCGGAACGCCCGATCCAGGCTTGCACCGCTCCATTCGGTAACATCCCGCCGGAATCCGGGTAGGGGATCGGTATGCTTGGTGCCCGCATGTCCCCAAGGCAGCCCGACTTCATCCTGAGCCTGGCTGCCGTCCTCCTCGCCCTTCCGCTGTCCGGCACCGCCGCCGACAGCGTTCATGCCGCGCCGTTCCAGGTGGGCCAGACCTTCTTCGAGCGGGCCGCCACCAACAGCGCCCAGTACCCGCTCCTGCCCGGCGTCCATGATGTCGCCGCCACGGCGAACCTGCCCCAACCCTACCGGCTCCGCTCGTTCCTCGGCGGTCTCCTCTGGGGCACCGGCGAACTGGCCGAATTTCATCAATGGGTCGATGCCCCCGGCGATCCGTCACGCTGGCACGAGGGGCACTGGCAGCAGCTTCGCCTCGACCAGCAGCCGATCTACCTCAACCCGGTGATGCTCAGCTTCAACTGGGCCCCCGGCCAGTTCGGCAGCGATCCCGCCCTCCTCGAACCCCGCACCCCGCTCAACCAGGGCGGCATCTACAACGGGTTCGCCGTCACCAACTTCGCCTACCCCCCGAGCCTCCTCATCCAAGGCTCCCCCATCCCCAATCGCAGCGTCCCTCCCTACCCCTACTTCCAGCGGCGCGGCCTCAATCTCGCCCTGCCGTTTCCCTACCTCACCCCCGACCGAAACTGGAACGACGCCTTCCCCGAGCCCTGGAAGCGGTCCCCGCTCCGTCTCGAGACGCGGCCCCTCGAGACCTTCCTCCTGGTCCCGAACAACCTCACTCCGACCGAACTCCACGCCCGCCAGTCCCCGGACTCCAGCTATCTCACCACCGCCTGGACCCCCGACTGGAACCCGAACGACGATGTCCGCACCCTCCTGGTGGATCGCATGGGCGACTGGGATGCCGACCTCGTGTACCAGGATCCCAAGGCTCCCTTCTCCCGCACCGCCCACGCCGATCCGGGCATCGGACGTTACCTCAAGCTGACCGTCGCCAACGGGTCGCCCTATGTCTGGTGCGAAATGAATGACCTGCGTTACGCCCAGCTCTACAACCTCATCTTCGGCCTGCGCCCCGCCCGCTCGATCACCGCACCCGCCACCGTTCCCGGCCTCCCCGAGGTCCAGTACGCCCTGATCTCGGGCAACCAGGACGATCCCCAGCGCGCCATCCCCGGCATCGAGGCCGTCCCCTCCCAACTCAATCCGGCCGGTGCCCAGGACAATCACACCACCGCCGCCATCTTCTGGTACCGCGTCAATCCCCGCGCCGCCAATCAGCCGGTCGCCTTCTCGTCCGGCACCGACCCTCTCGATCTCGACTACCTCCAGCTCGATTTCGGATCCGACCCGGGCAAGGTGTTCTTCGTCGTCGCCCTCCTCCCCGTTCAGGCCCACTACCCGACCACGGGCCAGCCCCTCGATCTCGATGCCGCCCGCGCCTATGCCGAAGCCCTCGGCCAGTACGCCTTCAACTACGTCACCGCCACCCGCGTCCGCTACTCGGTCGCCCGCAAGTCCGTGGTCACCTCGACCTGGACGAGCGACCTCTCCAATCCCCATGCCAACCCAGCCCTCGTGGCCGCCCCCAACACCGTCCACGCGCTCCTCCCCCATCAGTACCAGCCGATGACCCTCGGCACCAACCTCACCACGCAGACTGCCGTCACCTGGACCCCGCTCGTTCCCGAATCCGTCACCCCGTGGGCCCCCGCCCTGCCGTCCGGTTCGCCGGTCCTTCGCTACTGGACCGCCCGCGGCACCCTTGCCACCTATCTGGGCACTCCGACCACCGCGGACGGCACCTCCGCTTCCTCCTTCCAGACCCGCTATCTCCACCAGAATTTCCTCGCCGCCCTGCCCCCGCCGCGCTGGACCGGCTCCGTCCATTCCGACCAGCCCCTCAACGCCACCATCATCACCCGCGACCAGCAGGACTACGCCGAAACCGCGCCCATCGGCTCCGGACCCCGCATGGTCAGTGTCGGACAGTTCCTCATGGATGACATCGCGACGCAGTACATGAACAACACCGCCTACGGCAACCAGCCCTGGGGTGTGTATTTCCATCGCAACTCCATCGATTCCTACGGGGTCAATGCCGCCTTCTCCCGCGTGGCCCAGCAACTCGGCACGCTTCATCTCTTCGACCAGTACGCCCCCGCCGCCAAGCCGACCTACATCGACCAGTTCTGGTTCAATGCCCAGGGACCCGTTCCCTACTACCGTGCGCCCGACACCCACCGTCCCGGGGTCGATCCTGCCGCCGCACTCCAGGACACCGTGGCCGGCCTCCAGAAAGGCATCTCCAGTCTCTTCGGGGAAAACCCCGCCGTCGCCGTGGTCAATTACGATTTCTGGTCCGGCGGCTTCAAGCAGGATGGCAGCGCCGACATCGTGAATCATCGCACCCCCAACCTCTGGAACATCGAGTACTTCGTCCGCTGGGAACCCGAGGCCGGACGCGTGGTCATGCACCCCAACGGCGCCTTCCCCGCCTTCTTCTGGACCCCCCGGACCACCAACATGGCGCCCCCCGTCGCCACCACCTACCCGCCCCCCGCCCTTCAGCCCCAACGGGAGACGCCCCCTGTCCCCGCCGACGCCATCAATGTCGATCCTCCCCAGAACATTCCCACCGACCAGAGTTCCAATCCCTACTATCCCGGGACCATGTGGGACGGCTTCGGCATCGCCTCCCAGTTCAACGATCACCACTACAATCTCGGCTATCTCATCGCCGCCGCCTCCCTCGTCACCCTCTACGACAATTCCTGGCTCGACACCCCCACCGCCAGCGCCTGGGCCGGTCGTGACGCCTTCGGCCCCGGCATCGATGCCATCATTCAGACCCTCGGGAACGACCCCGACAATCCGGCCTTCCAGAGCGCCCTGTTCCTCCCCGAGGAAATGCGGAGCTCATTCCCCAAATTCTCCTTCTTCGATGTCTGGGCCGGTCATCCCTGGGCCAGCGGCATCACCCCCGGTCCCGGCACCCAGCCGCTCGGCCTGAACGAAAACTCGAACTACGAAGGCAACCAGGCCTGGTCCGCCACCACCCTCTGGGGCATGGCCACCGACCGGCCCGCCGTGACCGACCTCGGTCTCTTCCTCTACACCCTCGGCTCCTGGGCCGGCGATTTCTACTTCTTCGACAAGAACGCCAACGCCGTCCCCGGTAATCCCTGGTCCTGGGTCCCGGTCACCACCGGCTCCGACACCAACAATGGCGGCGTCTATCAGCCCGGCCTCACCCAGCACGCCGCGAACCCGCTGGGTGGCACCAACTCCATTCCTGTCGGCACCGCGACCCAGTACCAGGGCGGCGGGAGCCTCGCCAATTTCTTCGGGGGGTTTCCGCAGGGTTCCCGGCTCATCCAGGCCTTCCCCGCCACACCCTGGCATCTGGCCATCGGCCGCAATCCCGGCTTCATGCGCCAGTGGAGCGCCGCCCTGGCCTCCCCCGAATGGCAGGCTCTCAACGTGAATCACCCGGACCAGCCCGCCCTCTTCAAGGGACAGTACATGGCCGCCCTCGACCAGGTCATGGCCCTCGGCGGCATGGACCGCCCTTCCGCCGCGGCTCCCTATGCCGATCCCTCCGGCCAGCTTCCCCTCCTCGATTACTGGGCCAACCTCTTCATCGGCGACGGCACCCCGCCCTACGCCATCGGGGCCGTGGGACAATCCATGCTCCAGCCAAGCCAGACCGTCGGCGAAGTCTTCCACTGGCTTCTCACCCTCGATCAGTACGGGCTCCCCGACTTCTCCATCGTCGGCCATGCCGTCTCCGATTCCCGAACCCCGGCCAGTTCCCCCGACGCCCACGTCTTCACCGCCGCCTTCACCAAGGTCGTGGACGGTCTCCCCATCACCTCGTACTTCGCGTTCAATCCCGGCACCCGCGCGGTGGTCGCCAACTTCTGGCGCGTGGACGACACCGCTGAGACCACCCCGCTCGTCTCGGGCGGTCTCCTGGTCCAGCCGAAGCGCTGGGCCCGCGCCCAGAATCCTCCCGGTGAAGTCCACCTCCACTCACCCCAACTCGATCCCGTCACCGGCCACTTCACCTTCACCGTCGATGTGGATCACACGCTCGTGCTCCTCCTGGAGCGGAGCTTCGATCTCATCACCTGGGAATCCATCCCCATCCCGCCTCACGACCCGACCCAAAAGGTCTATGACCTCGATCTCGGGCCCAATCCGAACGGCTCCGCCTTCTTCCGCATCACCACCCTGGACTTTTGAGCCCCGGGCTCCCACCCGGACTTGTGAACCCGACACGGGATTGGTGGATGAAATTGGTCCCTGTCGCGGACTTCACAGTGGGCCGGTTGAGTTGAACGGAACGAGGACTAACCGGCCAACGGCGGAGTGCCTGGTGACTTGTCCGGCGGACTCTTGGATCTGTGGGTTCCCTCGCCGCCCCATCACCCGCAGCCTCCGTTCCCTGAATCGAGATCCGAGGGAGCTTCGCCTTCCTTCCCGACATGGAATTGAAGCACTGTACGATGCGCATTGCACGGTCGAGGGAGCCGGATTCCCAGGCTCTCTGCGCTTCATGGGAACTGCGCAGTGACCCGCCTTGGTTCGCCCTCCCCAGACCCCCCCTTCGAGTGGGTTCTCCTCGGATTCTTGCAGGTGACCTCGTGACGTCGCGGTAGGGACGCCGGGTAACCGGCGTCCCTACCGCGACAGTACGAGTACGAGTGAGAGGACGGCTGCAAAATGCTGACATGCGGGCCCGTTGTGAGCGGTGCATCCCCAAGATGTCGGTGAGGAGGCAGCAAATCGGAGGGACGAGCTCCGCGAGTCCGCGATCGATTGCACCACTCCCCTGTGGCCTCGTGGAACTCGGCCCTCCGAATTCACCACCCCGCTTCACCATTCGGAGGGACGAGCTCTGCGAGTCCGCGATCGATTGCACCACTCCCCTGCGGCCTCGTGGAACTCGGCCCTCCGAGATGACGCCTCGCGAATGTCGCACCTCTTCCCACAACCTCGGGATGCACGGGCAAACGCGGTGCATCCCGAAGTTGCGGCGAAGGGTGGGAGCTTGGGAGCTTCACCCTCCATCAGGAGAAACCCGGAGGGTTTCCAGCGATTAGCCGGGGGTCGGGCCCGGCTTCGCGGGTTCGACCCCCGGGCAACAGTCCCACCCCTCACACGACCCCGCCAAGGGGTCGCAGAACCCACCGGTTGGAGGGCGCGGGCAGGCTCGACGGTCCCGCCTCCTGCCACACCACCGCCTGAAGACTCATTCAACTCACCCCGCAAGGTTCCCTTCCGGACGCCCGAATTCCTTCACCCCACCCCACTCGCCACTCGCCACTCGCCACTCGCCACTCGCCACTCGCCACTCGCCACTTCTTACGCCCGCCCAAGCCACCCCTCGCACGACTCGTACTCAGCCCGAAGGGCGGTACTCGTCCTCGTCCTCGTCCTCGAACCCGCAGGGACACCCCTTCGCGTGTTGCCTTGTGGCGGGGGCGAGGGGCGAGGGGCGAGGGGCGAGGGGCGGGGCGATTACGAGTACGATTACGAGTACGAGGACTGCTGCAAAATGCATGAGATGCGGGCCCGTTGTGAGCGGTGCATCCCCAAGTTGTCGGTGAGCAGGCAGCCAATCGGAGGGACGAGCTCCGCGAGTCCTCAACCCATTGCACCCCTACGCTTCGGCCTCGTGGAACTCGGCCCTCCTAAGCGCCGCCTGGCGAAGTTCGCGCCTCCTCACCCACAACGCCGGAATGCACCGCGTTGGGAAAAGCACGGTTCTGGCCGCTCGCTTCCGGGACCGCGTCTCCGCCAGCGTGGGCGCCTATCAGCCCGATGGCCCCATGATGCGTTCCAGCGTCCAGGAGGTGGCACCCTCACCCATGGCTCGACCCTCCGAATCCTGGCCCTTTTCGGCGACGACACGCGACTCGTGACCGCAACCGCCGCACAAGCCACAACAAGTCGGCAGCAGGACAACGACCCGCTCATTGCCCTCAAGGCTCCAACGAGGGAACCCAGCGATCGGTGCAAGACTGCCACCCGTTGAAGCCACCCCACCCAACGAGACCGCGGCCCCCGGCGTTCGGGTGTCCACGCTTCAGCGTGTCGGCGCTTGGGAAGGGAACTTCAGAATCAAGCATTGCCCGCAACCTCCAGTTCCGATCATTCATCGTCCCGTCCCAGGATCGACAGACAGTGGCAGCAACTGGCGCGGAGCCACTGAAACAGCGGCGGCTACTCCGCGATGGTGCGGATGCGACTGCACCTGAACGGCTTGAGCTTCCGTATTGCGCAGATGGGACCGGATTTCCTCCTGGTCGAGTCTCCGGCCGACCACCCACCCACCCAAGCCACCATCGAAATGCACGTGGACGGCTCCCACCGCATTTGGGAAGTGAGCCTGCCGCAGGGCATGAAAGCAGGCAATCCGCGTGTCTGCCTAAATTTGACAGAATAGCGACCATCAACGGTCCGCCGCTTTCTTCGACTGTTTCCCAACGGACCAGCAGGTGGTGGCGAAGGCGAAGACGGGTCTTCGCTCGGGAGGGATAGGGTACCGGGGAGGGGGCGGGTTCGCCTTTGAAGTAGGTGCCGATGGCCTCGCAGATCCTGTGAAACGGCGAACGCGACCCCATAGTGGCCATCTCCGGGGCACGCCAACGGCGTGCAAGCAATCCAGCCCAGGGCAAGCCCGCGCCAGTGGGCGTCGCCCAGGGAACAACGTCCCCACCCCGCGCAAGGCACGCCGAAGGTGTGCCGGTGGCCCCGTCCCCGCGCGATGAACGTTCGGGGTGGAACCACCCCCGCCCCTTTAGGGGCGGTTCGGGTCTGTTGTGGCGTGTCACCCAGGGCGGCGGCCCGCGGACGCGGGCCTTGCCCTGGGCTGGATTACCGGCACGCCGTTGGCGTGGGGACGGGTGTGCGAGATACCCCATCCAGGCGGGCCGACGATGGGCCCGACCCAACCCACCCACACCAGCCCACGGGGCACCCACGATGCGCCGCCCCCGCCATGGAGCCCATTGGCCTGCTCCACGGGCAACACCCAAAAAAATTCCGATCCTCGGCGTCCCCCGCGACGCGGATCCCCGTGAACGGTTACACGCCGGGAGATCATCCGGCCGATACCCACCCACCGGCAAAGGCGAGAACCGACACCTCTCCGCGATAAACTCCCACTCGAGGATTGCCCGGCGACGCCGTTGAGGTTACCACATCCAACCATTCCCAGGGACCGATGCAAGGAGTTCGAAGTGACCATCGGAACAAGCGAGTTCGCGGACCCGATTCGGCGGCCCATCGAAGGCCGCCCCTCCGACTGGTCCGTCTGCTCCGACACCGAAGAACTCCGGTCACGCCTCCCGAAAGGCAATGTTCCTCGGCACACTCTCCCCCGCACAGGTCTCCTCTCGGGTGCGGATGCATCTCGAAGTGGGCGGCGTGCTGTTCCCGGTCAACCAGCTCGGACCCGACTCCGCCATCGTCGAGGCCACCGCGGCCCACTCCCCCGGCCCGGCCAGGTTGCTTGTGGCCGTGGACGACACTCTGACCGTTCGCCAAGCTTTCCTTCCCGAGGGTATCCCGCCCGGCCCCTTTCGGACTCGGCTCGCGCTGGTCTGAGGAGGGGACGGGTCCGTCCACGTGGGCCTGACCCGTCAAGCGCCCTTCGACGCCCAAGCCAGATCCGTATCCAACTCGGCCATGTCGTAGGGGCGCACCACGTGGCGCTTCGCGAGCAACGCCTCGAATGCACGACGACCGATTCCGGCCATTTCAACCGCCTTGCCGAGGGACAACACCTCGCGGGCGTAAAGGCCGACAGCAAGTTCCTTCATCAGTTCGGCCGTGACCTCCTGCCGTGGAAGGCGCATCGCCGTCACGACTTCTTCGGAAATCTCAAGGGTCAACGACATGCGAGAAGGCTAGCCGTCTTGCTTGGCACGCGGTAGACTGCTGGACAAGGAAGGGCCAGATCAACCACTTTCAACTTCGGTCCTCGCTCCTACCATTTTTTTGGGGTCCGACGAGGCTTCGATTCAGCAAGCGGAATAGGAACCCGATTCGGGTTTTGGCTGGGCGCCCTTTCGCCCTGTTTCCATTGCAGTTCGACGAGGAGCCAGGTACATAAGACGATCCTGATGCTTGGCGAATGTCAGCATGCGAAACTCGCTACCAAAGATCCCAAGGGGCGCATTGTGATAAGTCACGCTCCGCTTCAAAGGTTGGCCACTTCCAAACGTGCTGAATCCGAGCAAATGCCACACTGGGAATGGAGTTTCGTCCCTATTCTTCATCCGCTTGGACCACGGTTGTCCATCCCAAGGAGCCATACTTTCCCGTGAGGGGCCATGGGAACGCTCGATTCAGAGGGAAGAATGGACTACTACGCGCACACAGCCCAAGGGCCGGATGGCGGGCCGGACAAGGACCGGTCGAGATGGCAGCGGCTGCGGGACCATTTGGTGAACGTCGCCCGCATTGCCAGGCATTTCGCCGATCCGCTAGGACTGGCCGACGAAGCAGAGTTGGTCGGGCTGCTGCATGATCTGGGGAAATACCGCGACGAGTTCCAAGCCTACCTGCGAGGTGAACGGGGTAGTAGTGTCGAGACGCAGCATGCCATTTATGGTGCTGCTTGGGCGCTTGAACCGCATCAGCAGCTCGGGACGATGCTCTGTGTTGCCGGACATCACGCTGGAATTCACGACATGGCTGACGCGCAAGCAGCGGCGTCTAAGGCATGGGTTACGCAGGCGGTCTGCAAGTTGGTTGCCCGTCTTGAATCCGAGGTGGGGCCGCTGCCACGGCCACCGGGTATTCCAGCGTTTGTCGAATCCGCCAGCGAACCGACGTTCGCCGCCGAGATCTACGTGCGAATGCTCTTCTCCTGCCTCGTGGATGCGGATCGGCTCGACACTGCCTTCTGGCCAGCCGGGCCGACACCGGATGTGCCGCTGGACGCCGAGATCCTGCTTGGCAGGGTTGTCTGTGAGCGGGATCGGAAGCGGGAGGCCAACCTGGACAGCCCATTGGGCCTGCTCCGCAATCGCATCTTTGATGCCTGTCTCGAGGCGGGTTGCCAGACCCAGGGCTTCTTCTCCCTCACCGTGCCCACAGGCGGCGGCAAGACGCTTTCGGGGATGGCCTTCGCGTTAGCTCACGCCAAGGCATGTGGGCTTCGGCGCGTCATCGTCGTCATTCCCTACTTATCCATCATTGAGCAAAACGCCGCCGAGTACCGGCGTATCCTGGGCGACGGCGTGGTGCTGGAGAATCACTCTAACGCCTCTCCAAGACCCGATACGGATGAGGAGGAGAAGGACCGGCTCGACTTGGTATCCGAAAACTGGGACGCACCCGTGATCGTCACCACGTCCGTCCAGTTTCTCGAATCCTTGTTCGCCTCCAGTCCCTCAAAATGTCGGAAGCTCCACCGCATCGCCCGCTCGGTCGTCATCTTCGACGAGGTCCAGACGCTGCCCACGCACCTGCTCAAGCCCATGTTCAGCGTGTTCCGCGAACTGGTCCGCAGCTATGGCGTTAGCTTCGTCTTCAGCTCCGCCACTCAGCCAGCGTTCCGCAAATCATTGGCGTTGCCCGATGGATTTGCACCGGAGGAACTTCGCGAAATCGCCCCGGATCCCGCAGAACTCTTCCGCCGGTTGCGGCGCGTGACCTATCACCTACCCAGACAGGGCGAAGCGCTCGACTGGCCGCAACTGGCCGCACGAATCGCCGAGCAACCGCAGGCGCTGTGCGTCGTCAATCTCACCCGGCACGCCAAGGAGCTTTGGGAACAGGTGAAACGCCTGTTGCCCGACGGCGAATGCCCGATCCACCTCTCCTCCGCCATGTGCCCGGCGCATCGGCTGGCGTTGATTGAAACAATACGAGGACGCCTTCGCGGAGGGATGCCTTGCCGCGTCGTCTCCACCCAGCTAATCGAGGCCGGTGTGGATGTGGACTTCCCGGTGGTCTGGCGGGCAATGGGGCCGCTTGATTCCGTCGTTCAGGTCGCCGGCCGATGCAACCGCGAAGGACGACATGCCGTCGGTGAAGTGCATGTGTTCCGGCCGGGGGATCACAAGCTGCCACCCGGTGTCTATCGCGCAGCCTCCGATCAGGCAGTCATCACGATGGATCAGTTGGGCGAGCCGGCAGCTGCTTCTGAAAGGCTTTCAACCGATCCGAACGTGTTCCGAGGCTACTTCGATTCCCTGTATCAAGTGGTGAACACCGACCACGCGAGACGTGGGGAGTCCACCATCCAGCAGGACCGCGAACAACTCCGCTTCCGTGAGGTTTCTCGCAAGGCCAAGGTCATCGAAGACTCCGGCCAGCCAGTGATTATCGCCGCGGACAATCACGGTCGGAAGTTCGCCGCCGATCTGATTGCCGACATTCGCGACCGACAGCCGGCCCACCGCCAACCGCGCTTCACCCGCGACGATCTCCGCGCCCTTCAGCGCTACATGGTCAACGTCCACCACCACCGTTTTCAACAGCTCGAGTCCATGAAGCACCTCCGCCCCTTGCTCCCCAACTTCGAGCTCCACGTCCTCGCGGACGGGTTTTACCATCCCGACCTCGGCCTCCTGGTCGAGAACCGGCCGCTCGACGATTTCATCGCATGAAAACACCCGGCACCATCACCCTCCGCGTCTGGGGCGACTTCGCCTGCTTCACCCGTCCCGAGATGAAGGTCGAGCGCGTCAGCTACCCGGTCATGACGCCCTCCGCCGCGCGCGGCATCCTGGAAGCCG
The Verrucomicrobiia bacterium DNA segment above includes these coding regions:
- a CDS encoding redoxin domain-containing protein, coding for MKRLCFVVVLLALGLPVGGAADLGMEAPPLRIAHWVKGEPVDLASARGTHVVVVEFWATWCGPCRVSIPHLTELQKRYQDRGVRVVGVSDEAVGRVRPFVERMGDQMGYTVAVDDGEATTEGYMRAFGVQGIPHAFVIDLEGRVAWRGHPKAGLDQAIEDILEGRHDIETARRVMAAETSMREYFQRAAEAEEATGARELGDRIVREGGSSAALLNTFSWVILTHPSIRNRDLDLAMRAARIAYERTGGKDASVADTYARAYFETGQLKEAIAMQRKAVAVAADEVERGQLEKTLKGYEARLD
- a CDS encoding UPF0175 family protein; the protein is MTLEISEEVVTAMRLPRQEVTAELMKELAVGLYAREVLSLGKAVEMAGIGRRAFEALLAKRHVVRPYDMAELDTDLAWASKGA
- the cas3 gene encoding CRISPR-associated helicase Cas3' translates to MGTLDSEGRMDYYAHTAQGPDGGPDKDRSRWQRLRDHLVNVARIARHFADPLGLADEAELVGLLHDLGKYRDEFQAYLRGERGSSVETQHAIYGAAWALEPHQQLGTMLCVAGHHAGIHDMADAQAAASKAWVTQAVCKLVARLESEVGPLPRPPGIPAFVESASEPTFAAEIYVRMLFSCLVDADRLDTAFWPAGPTPDVPLDAEILLGRVVCERDRKREANLDSPLGLLRNRIFDACLEAGCQTQGFFSLTVPTGGGKTLSGMAFALAHAKACGLRRVIVVIPYLSIIEQNAAEYRRILGDGVVLENHSNASPRPDTDEEEKDRLDLVSENWDAPVIVTTSVQFLESLFASSPSKCRKLHRIARSVVIFDEVQTLPTHLLKPMFSVFRELVRSYGVSFVFSSATQPAFRKSLALPDGFAPEELREIAPDPAELFRRLRRVTYHLPRQGEALDWPQLAARIAEQPQALCVVNLTRHAKELWEQVKRLLPDGECPIHLSSAMCPAHRLALIETIRGRLRGGMPCRVVSTQLIEAGVDVDFPVVWRAMGPLDSVVQVAGRCNREGRHAVGEVHVFRPGDHKLPPGVYRAASDQAVITMDQLGEPAAASERLSTDPNVFRGYFDSLYQVVNTDHARRGESTIQQDREQLRFREVSRKAKVIEDSGQPVIIAADNHGRKFAADLIADIRDRQPAHRQPRFTRDDLRALQRYMVNVHHHRFQQLESMKHLRPLLPNFELHVLADGFYHPDLGLLVENRPLDDFIA